One Desulfobacterales bacterium genomic region harbors:
- a CDS encoding endonuclease NucS, translated as MPRYWVMAPVQSKPSGLFDAVWQFDRDQNVISIGWSQLGDVTGITREELAESVSAAYPGKPSQTKGLYTNMLWAFYHEMLPGDYVIARRGRKTLAGVGRITGPAAYAPARNSHVEHPGFIDVAWQDQPRDKPFSTIVFPMHTLAEFSEDQFRSVVEGSGPPICTPDDEPEVDDPSEFVLEKYLEDFIVSNFVTIFKGHLGLFEDSEGNDGQQYATDIGSIDILAVDAQSNAFVVIELKKGRPSDRVVGQILRYMGWVKMNLCSDGQMVKGLIICRDHDPKLTYALEMTNNIDVRYYNVSFKLRENP; from the coding sequence ATGCCGCGGTACTGGGTAATGGCTCCCGTTCAGTCGAAGCCGTCAGGTCTATTCGACGCAGTATGGCAATTCGATCGTGACCAGAACGTGATATCCATCGGCTGGAGCCAGCTTGGCGATGTCACGGGCATAACCAGAGAAGAACTGGCCGAGTCTGTTTCCGCAGCCTACCCGGGCAAGCCTTCGCAAACCAAAGGGCTATACACAAACATGTTGTGGGCGTTCTACCACGAGATGCTTCCCGGTGACTACGTGATCGCACGGCGGGGGAGGAAGACGCTTGCTGGCGTGGGCAGGATCACCGGACCCGCCGCATACGCGCCGGCTCGGAATTCACACGTCGAGCATCCGGGATTCATAGACGTTGCTTGGCAAGACCAACCCCGCGACAAGCCTTTCTCTACGATTGTCTTTCCCATGCACACATTGGCGGAGTTTTCGGAGGACCAATTTCGAAGCGTTGTTGAAGGCTCTGGCCCTCCAATCTGCACGCCGGATGACGAACCCGAAGTCGATGACCCGAGTGAGTTCGTTCTGGAAAAGTACTTGGAGGATTTCATCGTCAGTAACTTCGTGACGATCTTCAAAGGACACCTGGGGCTTTTCGAGGATTCGGAAGGGAACGACGGTCAACAATACGCAACCGACATCGGCTCCATCGACATACTGGCAGTCGATGCACAGTCCAACGCATTCGTTGTGATTGAGTTGAAGAAGGGGCGACCCTCCGACAGAGTCGTCGGGCAGATCCTACGGTACATGGGATGGGTGAAGATGAATCTGTGTTCGGATGGACAGATGGTGAAAGGATTAATCATCTGTCGAGATCACGATCCGAAATTGACCTATGCCTTGGAAATGACGAACAACATCGACGTGCGATACTACAATGTGTCGTTCAAATTGAGAGA